The Desulfatibacillum aliphaticivorans DSM 15576 DNA window GGCCACCATGCCCAGGATCAGCCACAGCCCGAACACTTGCTTGGTCAAAAACGCGGCGCCCGCCAAAAAGCCGGAAGCCGCCGTCCAGGATCGCCGCCCTGTTTGCTCCGCTTGGATTGCACAGCATATCGCCGCCAAACAGAGCAGGCTGACGCACCAGGAGTTGTGCCAGCTTACGCGCTGGACGACCGCCATGGCGGCCAGCCCCCAGGCTGTCAGGCCGGCCAAAGGGGCCTCCCATGTATCCGGATTTTCCCGCAGCATAGCAAGCCGCCGGGCGCAGGCGAAAACCAGAACCATCAGGATGGACAGCAATGCCGCCCCGGCTATGCGGGCGACAGCCAGGGATTCTCCGAAAATCGAAAAAATCCAACCCAGGCAGTAATAGGAAAGGGGGCCTTTGAAATACCACAGGTCTTTGTATAAATGGTCCCCTTGGGCGATTCTGTGCGAAGCGTAAACGGCGGAGCCTTCGTCGTAAAAAGCGTGGTATCCCTCGGGCGTGGACATCCCCAACGGGAGAAGCACCGCCAGGGTCAGGATGAAAATCAGCCCATAGCCTGCAATGCCTGCGGCGGCATATCGAGGGCGAACTTCGTTATTTTGGGAGGGACTTCGGCTCATCCCGTCTCGCCTTTGGCGCGTTTTTTAAAAATAAGAGTCAGGTTGCGAAAATAGATAATCAAGCCGCCGGCCTGGCCCACAATAAACACCGGATCCTTTTTGTGAATCGCATAGGCAAGCAGAAACACGCCTCCGGCCAGGCTCAAAAACCAAAACGCAATGGGAACCGTGCTTTCCTTTTTGATTTCACTCACAATCCATTGAAGCAGAAACCGGCTTCCGAACAAGGCCTGGCCCAGAAAGCCGACCGTCAGCCAAAACCGCACGGATTCGGCGGAGGAAACAGCCAGTATCGAGACGTATTGCATAGCGCCGTCCATTGCGTTTCTCCGTAAATGTTTTTGCATGGGAAAATTAGCGGAAGAAAGGCATCCCGCCCCGCACCCTCTTGATTTGTATACAATACTTATATATGTTTGAAAACAGGAGAATCCCCCGTACCGGGCGCTCCTTTTCCTCTTTTTCACCACGGCCTTGACGCACGCATTTTTTTAAACCTGGGAGGGTTTTTTGCAAAAAATCAAGCTGTTGTCCATAGTCTCTCCCGCATTCAACGAGGGCGCCGCTCTGGCTCGTCTGATTCCGGAAATGGAGTCCGTCATTCCGGTTCTTGAAAAGCGGTGCGGCAAGGTGGAATGGATCGTGGCGGACGACGGCAGCACGGATAACACGGCGAATATCCTAAAATCCGCCCCGGATTTTGTGCGGCGTTTGCCCCTGGAGCATAAAGGAATGAGCGCAGCTCTTTACGCGGGCGTCATGGCTGCGCGAGGAGAGGTGATCGCCGCCATGGACGCGGACTGTCAGAACGATCCCGCCGACTTGCCCGCCATGGTCAGCCTGCTGGAGTCCACCGGGGCGGACATGGTTTGCGGAATTCGAAACCACCGGAAAGATACCCTGTTCAAACGCTTGTCATCCCAAGTATCCAATCGCGTGCGGCGTGCGGTTTTAAAGGATTCCATCCAGGATGCCGGCTGCACGCTCCGAGTATTCCGGGCGGACGTCCGCCGCCTGTGCTTTTGGCCTATTCACGGCGGACACCGTTTTGTGGGGCCTTTCGCCCAGCTTCAGGGGTTGCACGTGGTTCAGGTGAACGTGCATCACAGGGAGCGGGTAGGGGGGCGCAGCCGCTTCGGCATTCTGGACCGGGCGCCCGCTGTGGTCATGGATCTCGCCGGCGCAAAATGGCTTATGTCCCGAACTCTAACTCCTGAAGAGTCCGGCGAGGGCGGGAAAGGGGAGGGCGCCCATGAATGACCTTCGATCCAAAGGCGCCTGGATTCCCCATGCCCTGATGCTGGTTCTGGCAGGCGTGATTTTGGCGAAAATGCTTGCCAGGCCCTACGCCTTTTGCGACGACCTGACGCATTATTTTCCCCTGCATCAGTATATAAATGGAGGCGCGCCCATCCATTCCCCAGGAGGGGAGGTTCTGGCCGTTCACTCGTTGCTAATTGGTATGAAGGTCATATTTGTCGCGCTGGCTGGTTTTTTTCAGATGTTGGGCGCCGAATATCCCTTTTTGGCCGCTTCCAAATTGTGGGCCATGCTCATGCTGATTATAGGGTATGCAGTCTGGGCCTTGTATTTGAAAAAGCCGTTAGGCGCGGCGCTTGGCGCCTGGGCTGCGCTTGCCATAGTCCTGTTCAACTGCATCAATCATATTGTTACTGCCGGGCTGGTCCGCAGCAGCAACGTGGTTTTAATCGGGCTGTGGTGCATCGCGTTACGAAAACGATCTCCCGTGGGTATCGCCCTGGTATTGTTAATAACGTCCTTTGTATATCCTGTGATTTTGCCGGTTTTGGGGCTGAGCCTGTTCGCGGCAACAGCCTGGGCTTGGAAAAGGGAGGAAACGTTCTTTTTTCGAGCGGGAGTCCTGACATTAGGATTTTTCAGCTCCATAGCCTATGTGGCGGGCAAATCCCTTTTCGGCTCCCGTCTGTTGAATAACCGGCCCATGTCTTTTTCCGAAATGCAAGACATTTTACATCAGGGCTCCTTTTCCCCCAATCTGGACATTCCCCGGATTATCGGGCGGTTGGGCGATCAGTCCGTTTTGGAATGGTTTCAGTTCAACGTGTTTAACCATTGGGCGGCTGTCAGCAATGCATTGACCTTGGAGATCGGATGTTGCTTTTTGGGCGTCTTGCTTTTGGGGGAGTATTTTTTGAAAAAGACCGGTCAGGACCGAAACCAGGGGGCGGTTTTAGCGCTCTGCCTGATTCCGTTTGCGGGAGGCTTTTTCGCCTTCCGGGAAGCGGATTTTTTCCTGGCCGCTTGCTGGACGGCGGCCCTGGCGTCTTTGGGATACTTGTTCGTCGCCGGAGCTCAGGCTGAAAAAGCCCTCCCTTTGGAGTTGAAGCTGCTCATCCCGGCTTCCGTCGTTGCGTTTTTGCTGGTTCATGCCGCCTGTTACAACTATTTTGTTTTTGTGCTGGATCCAGGCAGGCAATTGCAAAAGACTTTCGCGGTATTGGCGCCTGTCTGCACTGTTTTGTTCACGGCGGGGATGTTTGAACGCTTGAAATTTCAACGAAAAAGAGAAGTTGCAGCCGTCGTTGGAGTAATTCTGGCCTTGTACTCCTTTCACTCTCTGGACCTGGGCTATCTGGAATATAAAGACCACCAAGCCATGAAAGCCCTGAAGGATCTGCCGCCCGAATCCGAGATTTTATGCCATCCCCAGACGGCGGACATTGTGGTGATCATGGCCGGAAAGAGCGCCTCCACCACCCATGAATTAGTGAGAATCGGGGCGCAGCCGTATACTGACAATCTGATTCAATCCTACGCCCGGGACGTGGACCTGTTATACTCCATCGGTCCGGATAAATTAAAGGCGTGGTGCAGCCAACGGCCGAAGAACGGATACATTTTAGCGGAGCCTGAGATTTATTCTCCTGAAGAAATTGCCAAGCTGTTCGGCCCATATAATGAAATAATGGAACTGCGCAGAGGCGAGGGATATTATTTGAACGGCGAGCAAAACCCGTGCAAAGAATTAATCGGCGCAGAGGTCAGCCTGATCCCGTGCGATTGCCTGTTGCAGGATCAGGAGTCGGTGAGCTTCAAATCCGAGGAAAACCAATGAAGTGGCTGCTGGTGAACCCCAGACCGGACGAGTTTTCGGTCATGGGGAAATTCGAAAAAGTCATGGTCCCGTTCATTCCCATGGGATTGGCCTATCTGGCCGCCTGTCTGGAAGAGGCCGGCGCCGTGGTTTCCGTATATGACGGATTCGCCTCGCCGGGGCGTGTTTTATTGGAGACGGCCATTGACTATCAGCCGCAGGTCATAGGGATTTCGTGCCTTACGCCCACGGCCGACGCCCTGAAGGTCATGGTTCCTGCATTGCGGAAGGCCTGCCCCGATGCGAAGATCGTCCTGGGAAACATTCACGCCACCCTGTTCGCCCGGGAATTGCTGGAGCAGGGCTTGGCGGATTACGCGGCTCACGGGGAGGCGGAGCGAACCGTCCAGCGCCTAAACGCGTTCCTGGAAGGCAAGGGCGGTTTGGAGGCCGTCCCAGGGCTGAGCTGCATACGGGACGGCCAGGTTTGGACCAATCCCGAGGCTGAGCCGCTGCAGAACCTGGACTCGTTGCCTTTGCCGGCCTGGCGCCATTTTGACCTGGATCAATACATAGCGCCGCCCTTGTTTGCGTTTAAAAAAAGGCTGCTGCCCGTGCTCGCCTCTCGCGGATGCCCCTACAGGTGCTATTTCTGCGCCCAAAACGTCATGAGCCCGACCCTGCGCAAGCGAAACATGGTGAAGGTGGTGGATGAAATCGAGGCGGTGCACCGTGAAACCGGGGTGGATCTGTTTTGGTTTTGCGACGCCATTTTTCCTTTGACGCAAAAGGATGCAG harbors:
- a CDS encoding lipid-A-disaccharide synthase N-terminal domain-containing protein, yielding MDGAMQYVSILAVSSAESVRFWLTVGFLGQALFGSRFLLQWIVSEIKKESTVPIAFWFLSLAGGVFLLAYAIHKKDPVFIVGQAGGLIIYFRNLTLIFKKRAKGETG
- a CDS encoding glycosyltransferase family 2 protein, with amino-acid sequence MQKIKLLSIVSPAFNEGAALARLIPEMESVIPVLEKRCGKVEWIVADDGSTDNTANILKSAPDFVRRLPLEHKGMSAALYAGVMAARGEVIAAMDADCQNDPADLPAMVSLLESTGADMVCGIRNHRKDTLFKRLSSQVSNRVRRAVLKDSIQDAGCTLRVFRADVRRLCFWPIHGGHRFVGPFAQLQGLHVVQVNVHHRERVGGRSRFGILDRAPAVVMDLAGAKWLMSRTLTPEESGEGGKGEGAHE
- a CDS encoding B12-binding domain-containing radical SAM protein; amino-acid sequence: MKWLLVNPRPDEFSVMGKFEKVMVPFIPMGLAYLAACLEEAGAVVSVYDGFASPGRVLLETAIDYQPQVIGISCLTPTADALKVMVPALRKACPDAKIVLGNIHATLFARELLEQGLADYAAHGEAERTVQRLNAFLEGKGGLEAVPGLSCIRDGQVWTNPEAEPLQNLDSLPLPAWRHFDLDQYIAPPLFAFKKRLLPVLASRGCPYRCYFCAQNVMSPTLRKRNMVKVVDEIEAVHRETGVDLFWFCDAIFPLTQKDAEVFCREMTERGLHKKIQWITETRVDLVDRPLLRMLKQAGLSMVLFGLESGDREVLSRIKQGVTLEAGANAVAAARAEGVTTLGLFMLGLPGETRQTMEKTIGFAQRIGLDFAKFNRAAPYPGSKFFDDVYAARDLPPWEMFSANYEPKDGEGIVYSPDGVSDEELVRLHKKAFFRFYVRPGLIARHLASGRISPWNMAKGGGLIIKNFLEENARQLFSSE